From the Xylella fastidiosa genome, the window ACGAAACACGCAATATCTCCACAGCCGAAGATCCTGTAGAAATCCGGCTGCCGGGTGTCAATCAGGTACAACAAAACAACAAGCGCGGTATGACGTTTGCCGCAGCATTACGTTCGTTTCTGCGCCAAGACCCGGATGTGATCATGGTCGGCGAAATCCGTGATCTGGAAACCGCTGAAATCGCCATCAAAGCCGCACAGACCGGCCACATGGTGCTCTCCACCCTACATACCAACGATGCACCGCAAACCATCGCACGCCTCATGAACATGGGGATTGCACCATACAACATCACTTCATCCGTGACCTTAGTGATTGCACAGCGATTGGCACGGAGATTGTGCAACAAGTGCAAGCGCCCGGCTCAATTGCCGACAAACGCATTACTGGCCGAAGGATTCACTCAAGAACAAATTGATGCGGGGCTGGAATTATACGAGCCTGTCGGTTGCGACGAATGCACTGAAGGCTACAAAGGCCGCACAGGTATTTATCAAGTGATGCCAATTACCGAAGGGATTTCCTCGATCATTTTAGCCGGCGGTAATGCCTTACAAATCGCCGAAGAGGCACAGCGCATCGGCATCAACGACCTACGCCAATCGGCGCTACTCAAAGTCGCTCAGGGCATCACCGGGCTGGCTGAAATTAATCGAGTCACCAAAGATTAGGCATCAACAACACCTGTTAATGACTGAATCAAAGCACGTCATGACACCATGCTGAGAAGAAGCAAGGCAGGCTATGTTGCCTGCTTCCTCTCATCACTCCATACCCAGCTTCTTTAGTTTGTAACGTAATGCACGGAAAGTGATGCCAAGTTTTGCGGCTGTCTTTGTTTTATTCCAGCGATTCTCTTCCAACGCCTTTTGAATGGCAGCACGTTCCAGCTGCTCCATGTACGAGGGCAAGGCAGCCGGCGTATTCTCACCCTCCACCGATGCTGATGCGTCCGCAGGCACAATCGGGAGAACTGTGGGCACTAACGGGAGCGGCAATCCCTGTCCATGCAAACTGCCCTGGGGCAGGTGCAGATCCGCGGCACCGATATGATCATCTTCAGTCAGTGCTAGAGCACGCTCCAGAATGTTCTCCAGTTCACGCACATTACCCGGGAACGAATAATGTTCTAACGCCTCCAAGGCGGAGGGTGAAAGCAACGGGACCGCCCGCCCATGCGTGTGTGCCAAGCGAGCCACAATGGCTGCAGCAAGATGCGGCAAATCGCCAGCACGCTCACGTAGCGGTGGAACACGTATCTCGATTACATTAATGCGGTAGTACAAATCGTGACGGAAGCGGCCATTGGCAATCAGGTCACTCAGATCTTGGTGAGTCGCCGATAAAATACGCACATCTACTGGTACCTCAACGGTTGCACCGATTGGCCGTATCGATTTCTCCTGAATCGCACGCAGCAATTTAACTTGCATGTGCAAGGGTAATTCGGCAACTTCATCCAGGAATAAAGTACCGCCGCCAGCACTTTGGAATAAACCTGGCTTATCAGTATGCGCACCGGTGAAACTCCCTTTCTTGTGACCGAAAAATTCGCTTTCCATAAGATCCACAGGGATCGCACCACAGTTGACCGGCACGAACGCCCCAGCAGCACGCACACTCTGTTCGTGGATCGTACGTGCAACCAGTTCTTTACCAACTCCTGAT encodes:
- a CDS encoding sigma-54-dependent transcriptional regulator; amino-acid sequence: MNESRSALIVDDERDIRELLVLTLGRMGLRIRTAANLAQAYALLESDSFNLCITDMRLPDGSGIELVKKIVRHYPRTPVAMITAFGSIELAVEALKEGAFDFVSKPVDLNVLRGMVRHALELNNRERSVVSSQPQSPSQRLLGESSPMAQLRATIAKVARSQAPVYILGESGVGKELVARTIHEQSVRAAGAFVPVNCGAIPVDLMESEFFGHKKGSFTGAHTDKPGLFQSAGGGTLFLDEVAELPLHMQVKLLRAIQEKSIRPIGATVEVPVDVRILSATHQDLSDLIANGRFRHDLYYRINVIEIRVPPLRERAGDLPHLAAAIVARLAHTHGRAVPLLSPSALEALEHYSFPGNVRELENILERALALTEDDHIGAADLHLPQGSLHGQGLPLPLVPTVLPIVPADASASVEGENTPAALPSYMEQLERAAIQKALEENRWNKTKTAAKLGITFRALRYKLKKLGME